The sequence ATAGATGTTCGAAAATTTCAAACGCTCTTAtgtcaccctttctatcacaaggatgggttttcactaaaaaaactttgattgattacagaaCTTGTAATAACTCACTTCAGTTTGAACTTAAACActgacaaactgaaactcttagtttcttaCAACTTATCAGTACACAAACTGATTATCTTTCGCAGCACAACTGATTTCAAAAGATCGAATATTTCAATGTAAATTACTAGTGATTTTGCTCATGtgatagcctgaaagctatgaatataTCTATGAAGTGTGGGCTTTTTGTAAATATCGTAATTGATCTTGTATGACTGATCTTTCACTTGTTCTCTTTTTCAAGAATTCTCAATTCAAAAATCAATCTCTTCTCACTGAACTCATCAGCTATTTATAGgttttgcttccaacggtaacattgaatgcattaattGATACTTATATGTTGATTTGTCCTTTCTGAatatgtcaacattcttctgacaatagtacGATGTTGTAGTCTGCTTATGCGGTGCTCTTTCTGTTTGTTACAGTCTTCTGCATACGATTTGTCGATTGATAGCTGAGCTAACTGATGACATGTCAAACTGATCAGGAGTTCGACTAtttgactgatcagttgaacagACTTAAGGCGTCTTGTTCAATTCTAACTGATAGTTCAGCTGACTTTACAGATTCAGTTAACTTTGTTCAGTTCGATTGCATCCAATTATTTAACTCATTTATCTTCAGTTCGGATGACTTCAGTTCAGACAACTTCTGTTTAGATAGCTTCAGTTCGAATTACTGCAGTTGAGTGGTTTCAGTTTTAGTTGATCAGTTCTTCAAACTTTGATACATTATTTGTCAAACTCTAAAACCTTTAATTCTAACAAAagttgattatttattaaattgaaaaattatacacattttaaaaaaaaatattaatcaattaactaaatattttgaattgacTTGAATAATTGAAATCGCAATAAATTTAGTACtaactaatttattttattttataaattaaatccataagaaagtaaaaattatttatatcgatagataaaaatattttaaatagaatAAAATTATTCAAGCTCAAATGCTAGctcaaagaaataaataaaaagtcacaattataatttttaaaatccatAAAATTCTATGAAAATTTTTACTTACATACATGAAAGTTCTGCAAAATATATTTACAATACGTGAAAATCTTTAAAACGTCATGAGATTCTATAAAAgtcaataatatatattaactcCACAAAAAACCGTCATTTAAAAAGGTTAGCGTATCTCCACAACAAATATACACCTAAATCGACATGTcaagaaattttttcttttctggCCCTCAACCTGAATCTTTACTTGAGCATGGCCAATTGAAACAGAAGGCGAATTCAATTTTATCTATGAaaactttcttcttcttcttattaatttttttttaaaaaaaataattctattAAAATATTCATGAATATTCATTTAATTTTAGAATGATATATGAAGaactattaattaaaatttattgccTAGACCAAACTGGGCGAGAGGACAAAATCAAAAGGTGATTGTATTAAATTTTCAGCCGCCCACTAAATATCAAGTCAATGGAATTAATCGTAGCAAACAGAATAATcaaatcaatataaaatttaGAGTTTAATCCTAATATCTTGACCAAATAAACAATACCTGTCGATCACACCAAAGAGAGCAATTAAGACATTCTATTTGGCTTCAAAAGATTTTGATAAAATTAGCCATAACTTTCTTAACACGATAAAAACTCGATCTTACTGTTATATTTGCGAGATTCTAATTATAATTACATGGATTATTTCAGTAAGTGATCATAAAATGGTATTTGAAGTACTATATAGTTTTAAAGAGATGTTGATGTCGTCTTTTATAAATTTACGTAGCATATTCGATGTTGTAAAGAATATTAAAGCTACGACATatcaaatattatgatttatgatgttcTTTTAGAATTATCCTAACGAAATTGgaaaaacgaaaaaaataaagaaaggaTTGATGATCAGTCACGTAATTGACCAATCAATGGACCAAGTCCATGCGTTTCTACGGATATGAAAGACAAAATATTGTTATATTGGAGGATCAGTTTAGTTTGCAACTACAATATTTACTAAGAATTTTAAGGAATTTTAAATCAAAgatctgataccacttgttggtctcaCGTGCGATCacttgagataataatatgaaaataaagtattAAACTAGataccgagatttacgtgaaaaaaccctaaaaattattaatgtaAAGAATAAAGacaagagaaaaaaatttcattatattattttatggtgtacaatcactcactgtgtttccaaaaaaACATACACTTTCTgaatatatgataaaaaaaaatacctcaaaaatattatagaaatAAGCACTCAAAGGTTACAAGATAAGAGAAACACTCGAgaatgtgatacttaaatttATGAAAGAATGCACATATTTATAAATGCAATTCATCGTCTGAATGCATATTTCAAAGTCGATGCCTAACAAAAACGTATTCTTTGATTATGCTCACACCACCCACCTCTATACGTGTTGTCTGTCGTCTACATTATTTTGCCAATATATTACCATCTTACTTGCGAGATTCTAATTATAATTAGATGAATTATCTCAATAAATGATCGTAACATGATGTTTGAAGTACTTTATAGTTTTAAAGAGATGTTGATGTTGCCTTTTATAAATTTACGTAGCATATTTAATGTTGTaaagaatattaaaattacGAAATATCTAATATTACTATTTATGATATTCTTTAAATATTATCCTAACCAAATTGCAAAAACGAAAAATATAGAAAGGATTGATGATCAGTCACGTAATTGACCAATCGATGCACTAAGTCCATGGGTTTTAAAGACGACACGGATATGAAAGAGAGAAAATATTGTTCCActagtaatttaaaaaaaaaaaaaaattgtacgaAGAAATCCGATTTCACGTGTCCAAACAAGACACAAAATTCTTGACCATGTCCCATGcaagaattaaattttttttaattatatattaaaagtaCGTTGTTTGTAGTAATATAATACGGAATATTACAGAGATGTCAATGGCACGGGTATAGCTAAACCCAAGACCCGtcccatgaagaaaactttgacCCATTACCCGTCCCACCCCgtttaaatattcttcggactcACCCCACCCCAAATACGAAATGGGGTCGGGTAGACCCGCGAGACCTGttagacccgaatttttttaaaatgaaaactgtaatcttcttatcacatgactgaattatgaaacaaacaactctctaaataaaacacaatagaaaactaattcatgtcttcgaccacacttaataataacaaacaaagtattttcacgacgtaatgaattacattaaaaaaaaagttactatctctccaaaaaaaatcttgtcatccccaaaaataactcatcagaacttaaacagatcaatgtaaaatcagcgagtaacacattcttcatgatcatcttcctcttcatcaagaatggtaGGACAAGTTGGcaaattacttgaagaattacctACTTGAAGAATCTTCCTCTTCATAATCAAATGTGTGAGGGGTGGATGATTTCGGAATTAAAAAAGGCATCACGTTAATTAAGTattacaaaaatttgtgtgagactgtctcacgggtcgtattttgtgagacggatatcttatttgggtcacctatgaaaaagtattatgttttatgctaagagtattactttttattgtgaatatcggtatggttgactcGTTTCACAGACAAAGATtcgttagaccgtctcacaagagacctactaattaaatattaggcTCTCTACCTTAATTAACACTAGCGAATGGACACATACATCGTGTGTAATATAGTACAtcaatattatgtattttacatttttttctgAAGTTTTGATTTAGTTATgatatttacaaaattaaatatgataagCGATATAGAAAGaagatttttctataaatatgaaatatgaaaatttaaacataatgtatgaataaaaaaagaagtaaacaattatttaatatattaaataaaatcattttttttgaaagagtcaaattcaaaaataaaactataTGCATTAAATCCAAATGTGTAGGGTTAAATTTAGAAATAAAGAAAAGGTTCACCAAAATTAGTTAAGTATTCTCAATCATAATACTCTAGCGGGGCTCATGATCCCTagaaaaaatgttgaaggatgtattttaaaatgaaagttatcaatttttaaaattgaaaatatatgagagatgataaacaaaaaaaaaaagaatatagaGTTGAGTGATTAAAtggtatttttgaaataaaaaaaaagtttcacaaatataccaaaaattaaatatttatgggGATAGTAGCTTTAATTAATGATATAGATAACACAAAGTTTGACATCTTTTTGGTTTCGAATAATTTCAAATAGAATTGGTATGGGATGGAGTACGAAAGAGCTAGAGACAAATGAATAAATAGCCAAAGACTAATCGACTGAGCAGGGTCCGAGCCCCGGGGTCCCCTTCCTAAACTAGATCATGCCACACAAAACTTTTCATTAGACTATATtacatgtaaattttattagaCGAATCTCCAACTCGATCCAACCTATAAAAAAGTactatttttatgttgaaaatatttttttcatggcaaaaaattgtttgagacgatctcacgtgtcgtattttgtgagacggatctcttatttggatcatcaatgaaaaaatatgactttttattgtgaatatcggtaggactGACCCgtcaaacaaataaagattcgtgagaccgtctcacaagagacctactttttTTCATTGTAAGTATGAATTATGTTAACTCGTCTGAcgaataaaaatttgtgagaccgtctcacaataaacTTATCttattcttaaattaaattctcatttCCCTAGTTTAATagtaaataaaaaacaatttttttactcctttaaataaaatgataagcTTAAGATTTAGACAGAATAGTTCATCAATTTTGACTAGAATCCAACGACTAAAATATGGATTACTCGaccttgaaaaaaaaatcaatgacatttttttaagaataaaatcaaatcaatgaCATTTGTAGTCGAGCAATCGACCAACCTGACGTAACCTAATTTGATTTCTACTTTTCCAAACCTTCATTTATTCtatattaattaactaattgacTAAGTCAAACGCTTATGATACTAAGGCCGACTATAAATCCCATATCCAATCGAAATAAACAACCTCAAAAACGAAAGACAATATCAAgcttaaattaagaaaaaacacAATGACCAACTTAGCTTTGATCGTTACTTCTTTCGCCATTCTATCGGCCATGCAAGGATGCACGGCCGTCGTATACTCCGTCGCCAACACCGCCAGCAACACGCCTGGTGGGATTCGATTTAACACGGAGATCGGTGCTCAATACAGCTTGCAGACTATGGTGGACGCCACAAATTTCATCTTGAGAACATTCCAGCAGAACGGCCCTTCGGAGGGGAAAGATGTGGCGAAAGTGAGCTTGTTCATCGATGATATGGACGGGGTTGCGTATGCAAGCAATAATGAAATTCACGTAAGCGCAAGATACATCCAAGGCTACTCAGGTGACGTGAAAAGGGAGTTCACCGGGGTTTTGTACCACGAAATGACACACATTTGGCAATGGAATGGGAACGGGCAAACTCCCGGAGGTTTGATCGAAGGGATTGCTGATTTCGTTCGGCTAAGGGCGGGTTATGCTCCGAGCCACTGGGTCAGACCAGGACAGGGCGACCGATGGGACCAAGGCTACGATGTCACGGCCAGGTTCCTGGATTATTGCAATGGTCTGAGGAATGGGTTTGTTGCGGAGCTCAACAAGAAGATGAGAAATGGTTACAACGTTAATTTCTTTGTGGAGTTGCTCGGAAAGACCGTGGATCAGCTCTGGAGTGATTACAAAgctaaatataataattaactgTTATGATTGGATCGGAGTCGGCCCTCCATATATAAATTTGACATGAATATTATTACGAATAAAAGATTGAAATATTTCTTttgcaataaatttttttgtttccaaATTAGCCCAATCAAATTTTGAGGGACCATATTTTAATTTCCATGTTTTAAATAATCCAAGATTAGTCATCTAATCTATAATCTAACATGCAAAACGTCAAGTGTGTCGGAGT comes from Primulina huaijiensis isolate GDHJ02 chromosome 2, ASM1229523v2, whole genome shotgun sequence and encodes:
- the LOC140959936 gene encoding uncharacterized protein, with amino-acid sequence MTNLALIVTSFAILSAMQGCTAVVYSVANTASNTPGGIRFNTEIGAQYSLQTMVDATNFILRTFQQNGPSEGKDVAKVSLFIDDMDGVAYASNNEIHVSARYIQGYSGDVKREFTGVLYHEMTHIWQWNGNGQTPGGLIEGIADFVRLRAGYAPSHWVRPGQGDRWDQGYDVTARFLDYCNGLRNGFVAELNKKMRNGYNVNFFVELLGKTVDQLWSDYKAKYNN